A part of Tachysurus vachellii isolate PV-2020 chromosome 4, HZAU_Pvac_v1, whole genome shotgun sequence genomic DNA contains:
- the wdsub1 gene encoding WD repeat, SAM and U-box domain-containing protein 1 isoform X2, with translation MVSLICTIKDHLDDVNCCTFSASLLATCSTDKTVRVYSTRDFSELPFSPLSGHGYGVHCCCFSPCGQYLASCSTDATTVVWAMGSGEIEAVLEHPGRSPVRVCAFSPDATCLISGAADGTVALWDFPSRTLRRTGSVPDTTMVACSFSPCGQLFATGTTYGDLRIWDLGMNQLHAEKYAHDLGVTCCQFAPQMMKENNAGHVVQYRLASCGQDSLLKVWLLSWNYSAGCKMQLLHTLSGQSSAVLCCCFSADGQLLVSGSMDKSVAVYEANGGVLLYTLNQHERYVTACTFSPVAPLLATGSMDKTVSVWRVEDGCSSQDDVPCSSHQAGRKWPGHSRLTVSDWSEDDVSSWLQQEGMESLIDTFKANNIDGAELLSLSKESLSSELRIESLGLRSKILRKIEELKMAPVSDGIPDEFLCPITHEVMKDPVIAADGYSYEREAIESWIKTKNRSSPMTNLPLQTTLLTPNRTLKMAICRWSSSQ, from the exons ATGGTGTCTCTGATCTGCACCATAAAAGACCATCTTGATGATGTGAACTGCTGCACGTTCTCCGCCTCGCTCCTGGCCACCTGCTCCACAGATAAAACTGTGCGAGTTTACTCCACCCGAGACTTCTCTGAGCTCCCGTTCTCGCCGCTCTCGGGCCATGGTTACGGGGTCCACTGCTGCTGCTTCAGCCCCTGCGGTCAGTACCTGGCGTCCTGCTCCACCGACGCCACCACTGTGGTGTGGGCGATGGGCAGCGGGGAGATCGAGGCCGTGCTCGAGCACCCGGGCAGGAGTCCGGTTAGAGTGTGTGCCTTTTCGCCCGACGCCACGTGTTTGATTTCGGGTGCTGCAGACGGCACCGTGGCTCTTTGGGACTTCCCGTCCAGAACTCTGCGCAG GACCGGCTCTGTTCCTGACACCACAATGGTAGCGTGTTCCTTTAGCCCCTGTGGGCAGCTGTTTGCTACAGGAACCACGTACGGAGACCTCCGTATCTGGGACCTGGGCATGAACCAGCTTCATGCGGAGAAGTACGCTCATGACCTCGGGGTCACCTGCTGCCAGTTTGCACCGCAGATGATGAAGG aaaaTAATGCCGGTCATGTGGTTCAGTACCGTTTGGCCTCCTGTGGTCAGGACAGCTTGCTGAAGGTCTGGCTGCTTTCTTGGAATTACTCTGCAG gttgTAAGATGCAGCTGCTACACACACTGTCGGGTCAGTCGTCTGCTGTCCTGTGCTGTTGCTTCTCTGCAGATGGACAGCTTTTAGTCTCTGG GTCTATGGATAAGTCTGTTGCAGTTTATGAAGCA AATGGTGGAGTCTTACTCTATACCTTAAACCAGCACGaaag GTATGTAACAGCCTGTACATTCTCCCCAGTTGCCCCCCTTCTAGCCACCGGCTCCATGGATAAGACAGTGAGTGTATGGCGTGTGGAGGACGGCTGCAGCTCTCAGG ACGACGTCCCCTGCAGCTCACACCAAGCAG GCAGGAAGTGGCCGGGTCATTCCAGGCTGACGGTGAGCGATTGGTCGGAGGACGACGTGTCGTCATGGTTACAGCAGGAGGGGATGGAGAGCCTCATCGACACGTTTAAAGCCAATAACATTGATGGAGCAGAACTGCTGTCGCTCAGCAAGGAGAGCCTCAGCTCTGAGCTTCGTatag AGTCTTTGGGGTTGCGCAGTAAAATTCTGAGGAAGATCGAGGAGCTGAAGATGGCGCCGGTATCTGACGGCATTCCTGACGAGTTCCTCTGCCCCATCACGCACGAGGTCATGAAGGACCCGGTGATCGCCGCAG atgGCTACTCGTACGAGCGTGAGGCCATTGAGAGCTGGATCAAAACTAAGAACCGCTCGAGCCCCATGACCAACCTGCCCCTACAGACCACACTGCTGACCCCCAACCGCACACTCAAGATGGCCATCTGCCGCTGGAGCAGCAGCCAGTG
- the wdsub1 gene encoding WD repeat, SAM and U-box domain-containing protein 1 isoform X1 — protein MVSLICTIKDHLDDVNCCTFSASLLATCSTDKTVRVYSTRDFSELPFSPLSGHGYGVHCCCFSPCGQYLASCSTDATTVVWAMGSGEIEAVLEHPGRSPVRVCAFSPDATCLISGAADGTVALWDFPSRTLRRTGSVPDTTMVACSFSPCGQLFATGTTYGDLRIWDLGMNQLHAEKYAHDLGVTCCQFAPQMMKENNAGHVVQYRLASCGQDSLLKVWLLSWNYSAGCKMQLLHTLSGQSSAVLCCCFSADGQLLVSGSMDKSVAVYEANGGVLLYTLNQHERYVTACTFSPVAPLLATGSMDKTVSVWRVEDGCSSQGVVPDGKSLPDDVPCSSHQAGRKWPGHSRLTVSDWSEDDVSSWLQQEGMESLIDTFKANNIDGAELLSLSKESLSSELRIESLGLRSKILRKIEELKMAPVSDGIPDEFLCPITHEVMKDPVIAADGYSYEREAIESWIKTKNRSSPMTNLPLQTTLLTPNRTLKMAICRWSSSQ, from the exons ATGGTGTCTCTGATCTGCACCATAAAAGACCATCTTGATGATGTGAACTGCTGCACGTTCTCCGCCTCGCTCCTGGCCACCTGCTCCACAGATAAAACTGTGCGAGTTTACTCCACCCGAGACTTCTCTGAGCTCCCGTTCTCGCCGCTCTCGGGCCATGGTTACGGGGTCCACTGCTGCTGCTTCAGCCCCTGCGGTCAGTACCTGGCGTCCTGCTCCACCGACGCCACCACTGTGGTGTGGGCGATGGGCAGCGGGGAGATCGAGGCCGTGCTCGAGCACCCGGGCAGGAGTCCGGTTAGAGTGTGTGCCTTTTCGCCCGACGCCACGTGTTTGATTTCGGGTGCTGCAGACGGCACCGTGGCTCTTTGGGACTTCCCGTCCAGAACTCTGCGCAG GACCGGCTCTGTTCCTGACACCACAATGGTAGCGTGTTCCTTTAGCCCCTGTGGGCAGCTGTTTGCTACAGGAACCACGTACGGAGACCTCCGTATCTGGGACCTGGGCATGAACCAGCTTCATGCGGAGAAGTACGCTCATGACCTCGGGGTCACCTGCTGCCAGTTTGCACCGCAGATGATGAAGG aaaaTAATGCCGGTCATGTGGTTCAGTACCGTTTGGCCTCCTGTGGTCAGGACAGCTTGCTGAAGGTCTGGCTGCTTTCTTGGAATTACTCTGCAG gttgTAAGATGCAGCTGCTACACACACTGTCGGGTCAGTCGTCTGCTGTCCTGTGCTGTTGCTTCTCTGCAGATGGACAGCTTTTAGTCTCTGG GTCTATGGATAAGTCTGTTGCAGTTTATGAAGCA AATGGTGGAGTCTTACTCTATACCTTAAACCAGCACGaaag GTATGTAACAGCCTGTACATTCTCCCCAGTTGCCCCCCTTCTAGCCACCGGCTCCATGGATAAGACAGTGAGTGTATGGCGTGTGGAGGACGGCTGCAGCTCTCAGG GTGTTGTACCTGATGGCAAATCTctcccag ACGACGTCCCCTGCAGCTCACACCAAGCAG GCAGGAAGTGGCCGGGTCATTCCAGGCTGACGGTGAGCGATTGGTCGGAGGACGACGTGTCGTCATGGTTACAGCAGGAGGGGATGGAGAGCCTCATCGACACGTTTAAAGCCAATAACATTGATGGAGCAGAACTGCTGTCGCTCAGCAAGGAGAGCCTCAGCTCTGAGCTTCGTatag AGTCTTTGGGGTTGCGCAGTAAAATTCTGAGGAAGATCGAGGAGCTGAAGATGGCGCCGGTATCTGACGGCATTCCTGACGAGTTCCTCTGCCCCATCACGCACGAGGTCATGAAGGACCCGGTGATCGCCGCAG atgGCTACTCGTACGAGCGTGAGGCCATTGAGAGCTGGATCAAAACTAAGAACCGCTCGAGCCCCATGACCAACCTGCCCCTACAGACCACACTGCTGACCCCCAACCGCACACTCAAGATGGCCATCTGCCGCTGGAGCAGCAGCCAGTG